The Chitinophagales bacterium genome has a window encoding:
- a CDS encoding efflux RND transporter periplasmic adaptor subunit: MKRPIIWATLTMAVAITVIVLGCKDKAVTTKPQVRKLTAAVYASGTLLPEQEYKVMAGVDGYLQEAYVKEGDTVHKGQQLFYISNEVRHAQEQGAHAVVQRTISTVNENAPQFKEMAGRIEVARIKKEQDELQYDRYKKLFDEDAISKSSYEKYYLQYQSSLKEYQNLKQQYEQLTLAGKLQLQQAQNQLQVNRAQQNEGRIKSFVDGIVYDIYKETGDLVSPNQPVALIGSGDMIAKLLIDEDDLEKVYVGQEVLITMDAYDNKVFKAHISKVYPMLNKVEQSFRVDATFDETLPLGIYGLNLEANIVLARDKEVLVIPRSALQKGDSVLIKDGDGKKAVHVATGIADDEWIEVKSGVDTTSIIILK, translated from the coding sequence ATGAAGCGACCAATTATATGGGCTACGCTGACAATGGCTGTTGCAATTACGGTAATAGTTTTGGGCTGTAAAGATAAAGCTGTGACAACAAAGCCACAGGTCAGGAAGCTGACCGCAGCAGTATATGCGTCGGGAACATTGCTCCCTGAGCAGGAATATAAGGTGATGGCCGGTGTAGATGGATACCTGCAGGAGGCTTATGTGAAAGAAGGAGATACTGTGCATAAAGGCCAGCAGTTATTTTACATCAGCAATGAAGTACGTCATGCACAGGAGCAGGGTGCGCATGCTGTTGTGCAGAGAACCATATCAACCGTAAATGAAAATGCACCCCAGTTCAAAGAGATGGCGGGTCGTATAGAGGTGGCAAGGATAAAAAAAGAGCAGGATGAGCTGCAGTACGATCGGTACAAAAAACTTTTTGATGAAGACGCTATATCGAAAAGCAGTTATGAAAAGTATTACCTGCAATACCAGAGCTCGCTGAAAGAATACCAGAACCTTAAACAACAATATGAGCAATTGACCCTTGCTGGTAAACTGCAATTGCAACAGGCACAAAATCAACTGCAGGTGAACCGCGCGCAACAAAATGAAGGACGGATAAAGAGCTTTGTGGATGGAATTGTCTATGATATATATAAAGAAACAGGCGACCTTGTTAGTCCCAACCAGCCGGTGGCATTGATAGGTTCAGGAGATATGATAGCTAAGCTACTGATAGACGAAGACGACCTGGAGAAGGTATATGTAGGGCAGGAGGTACTTATTACCATGGATGCCTATGACAACAAAGTATTTAAAGCGCATATAAGCAAGGTCTACCCTATGCTGAATAAGGTAGAGCAGTCATTCCGGGTAGATGCTACATTTGATGAAACACTGCCATTAGGCATTTACGGTCTTAATCTGGAAGCTAACATAGTATTGGCCAGGGATAAGGAAGTGTTGGTAATACCGCGTAGTGCATTGCAGAAAGGAGATAGCGTGTTGATAAAAGATGGCGATGGGAAAAAAGCCGTGCATGTAGCGACCGGCATTGCTGACGATGAATGGATTGAAGTGAAAAGCGGTGTGGATACAACTTCTATAATAATATTGAAATAA
- a CDS encoding T9SS type A sorting domain-containing protein, with amino-acid sequence MRYAFLVLFLTICVAASSQPYLDSFNINTNSSYNNSSFPRNLYGYGNTLYFSANDSVHGYELWAFFSNTTAPMRLTDIQPGTKSSVLLNIRQLAAIKGSIYFVATDSAHGNELWYINDNTPPTMAADIYTGTYGSNPTYLTVLNDDLYFAAFSKEYGSEMWVINTNMKTPKRITDVNPDSLGSVVREIAAFNNKIYFQAFTPATGSELYEYDPVQDKTMLVADIYVGNAGSSPANITVLDNKIYFSAREDQYGTELYEYDGTNPPKRLTDLNPGLGSGVYPSANMAVLNSKLYFNGYDANSSSYQLFQFDPTNNNTSMVYAINPSGAATPNDFAVYDNKLFFSAYETTAGIELWMYDGSNNPVRITDIMPGSTSSLIDNVTATGLGLYFSARGSDVGTELFRYSNYALGVQNVQFDGGVTLYPNPAKSNVYLDITLNKSQTLNTTVTDINGRVVHQSGNILYGASQYIIEIPLNELPAGSYIYQLKSNTGSIMATGRFQKL; translated from the coding sequence ATGAGATATGCATTCCTTGTGTTATTCCTGACAATTTGTGTTGCTGCATCTTCGCAACCTTACCTGGATTCATTCAACATCAACACAAATAGTAGCTATAACAACAGTTCTTTCCCACGTAACCTATATGGTTATGGCAACACCCTGTACTTCAGCGCAAATGACAGTGTACATGGATATGAGCTATGGGCATTTTTCTCCAACACTACAGCCCCTATGCGTCTTACAGACATACAACCAGGTACAAAAAGTTCAGTATTGCTAAACATCAGGCAATTAGCTGCCATAAAAGGATCTATATATTTTGTTGCAACAGATAGTGCGCATGGTAATGAATTATGGTATATAAATGATAATACTCCACCTACAATGGCAGCAGATATATATACTGGAACATACGGATCTAACCCTACATATCTCACCGTATTGAATGATGACCTGTATTTTGCTGCTTTCTCTAAAGAGTATGGCTCCGAGATGTGGGTTATTAACACTAATATGAAAACTCCGAAGAGAATAACTGATGTCAACCCTGATAGTCTCGGAAGCGTTGTAAGAGAGATTGCTGCTTTCAACAACAAAATATATTTCCAGGCCTTTACACCGGCTACCGGGTCGGAATTATATGAATATGACCCCGTACAGGATAAGACAATGTTGGTAGCAGATATTTATGTTGGCAATGCTGGCAGTAGTCCTGCTAACATCACTGTACTTGACAATAAAATATATTTTAGTGCACGAGAGGATCAATATGGTACCGAACTATATGAATATGACGGAACTAATCCTCCTAAAAGACTAACAGACCTTAATCCCGGGTTAGGCAGCGGAGTATACCCAAGCGCCAATATGGCTGTATTAAATAGTAAGCTCTATTTTAATGGATACGATGCAAACAGCAGTTCCTATCAATTATTTCAATTCGACCCAACGAATAATAATACCTCAATGGTATATGCAATAAACCCGTCCGGTGCTGCCACCCCAAATGATTTTGCGGTTTATGACAATAAGCTATTTTTCAGTGCATATGAAACTACTGCCGGTATTGAATTGTGGATGTACGATGGAAGCAACAATCCTGTAAGAATAACTGATATAATGCCCGGCAGTACTAGCAGCCTTATAGATAATGTTACAGCGACGGGATTAGGCCTATATTTCTCAGCCAGGGGTAGTGATGTTGGCACCGAGCTATTCCGCTACTCAAATTATGCCCTCGGTGTACAAAATGTACAATTTGACGGAGGAGTTACTCTATACCCCAATCCCGCTAAAAGCAATGTCTACCTGGACATAACTTTAAACAAAAGTCAAACATTGAACACAACTGTAACAGATATTAACGGCAGAGTTGTTCACCAATCTGGTAATATTTTGTATGGTGCATCGCAATACATCATTGAAATACCTTTAAATGAGCTGCCTGCTGGCAGCTACATATACCAACTCAAGAGTAATACGGGGAGTATAATGGCGACCGGAAGATTTCAAAAACTGTAG
- a CDS encoding histidine kinase codes for MPISDITSRSEIAQDKYMKQMKYMPYFLIIDFALIASALRYYLVPEWGWLHIVAFLSQCLVFTGFWFLIKFINRKLNNVFPFERGPFTRISLQVLITIVVVLPFIVAAVYFSREHIPDFVSDEFLATMMMMVLVVIFMFNFAFYAFHFFQHWQATVNEKSGLEIQAAELEREKYELQYHQLKNQVNPHYLFNMLTSLDGLVHTDPDLASDFIRHMAKVYRYVLQHKESEVVNLEDELEFIGHYIELLQIRYGQGLSIESKISEHARGKGIVMITLQMLLDNAIKHNIVQVSSPLNIKMWDEGDNLLIRNNKQLRKQIETSNGTGLQQLRQLYAFLTNKNIVVEDTPDYYTIRIPLI; via the coding sequence ATGCCGATCTCTGACATAACATCCAGGAGTGAAATAGCACAGGATAAGTATATGAAACAGATGAAGTATATGCCGTACTTCCTCATCATAGACTTTGCCCTTATAGCTTCTGCACTGCGTTACTACCTGGTGCCTGAGTGGGGATGGTTGCATATCGTTGCGTTTTTATCACAATGTCTCGTTTTTACAGGATTCTGGTTTTTGATAAAGTTCATTAACAGGAAGCTTAATAACGTTTTTCCTTTCGAGCGTGGACCTTTTACAAGAATAAGCTTGCAGGTGCTCATCACGATAGTGGTCGTACTGCCATTTATCGTTGCAGCAGTATATTTCAGCAGGGAACATATTCCTGATTTTGTAAGTGATGAGTTCCTGGCGACAATGATGATGATGGTCCTGGTCGTAATATTCATGTTCAATTTCGCATTTTACGCCTTCCATTTTTTTCAACACTGGCAAGCCACCGTGAATGAGAAATCCGGACTGGAGATACAGGCGGCCGAATTAGAACGTGAGAAATATGAGCTGCAATATCATCAACTCAAAAATCAGGTTAACCCTCATTACCTGTTTAACATGCTCACTTCACTGGATGGGCTGGTGCATACAGACCCCGATCTGGCTTCCGACTTTATCAGGCATATGGCTAAGGTGTATCGATATGTTTTGCAACATAAGGAAAGCGAAGTAGTAAACCTCGAGGATGAACTTGAATTTATAGGCCATTATATTGAGTTGTTGCAGATACGCTACGGACAAGGACTGAGTATAGAAAGTAAGATATCTGAACATGCAAGGGGGAAAGGCATCGTGATGATCACCCTGCAGATGCTTTTGGATAATGCAATAAAACATAACATTGTACAGGTGTCTTCTCCATTGAATATCAAGATGTGGGATGAGGGCGACAACCTGTTAATAAGAAACAATAAACAATTACGCAAACAGATTGAAACGTCAAACGGGACAGGGCTTCAGCAACTGAGACAGCTGTATGCATTCCTGACTAACAAGAATATTGTTGTAGAGGATACACCTGACTATTATACAATAAGGATTCCCCTGATTTAA
- a CDS encoding ABC transporter ATP-binding protein translates to MATILRSENIKKKFYQPTEFEVLKGLDFEVDEGEFFSITGKSGCGKSTLLYILSTMDTDYEGSLHIKGERLTGKKQNALSAFRNEHLGFVFQFHFLLPEFTALKNVMLPALKLGRYSEEEIEFRALEKLKSVGMGEFAHKHANKLSGGQQQRVAIARALINDPAIIMGDEPTGNLDRANSMMVFDIFRQLAKDNKQTIITVTHDPDFANGSDRIMEMEDGRILEIAAPK, encoded by the coding sequence ATGGCTACCATATTAAGGTCTGAAAATATCAAAAAGAAATTCTACCAGCCTACCGAGTTCGAGGTGTTGAAAGGTTTGGATTTTGAGGTAGATGAAGGGGAATTCTTTTCAATTACAGGAAAGTCAGGTTGTGGTAAAAGCACGCTTCTATATATTCTCTCTACTATGGATACAGATTACGAGGGCAGCCTGCACATAAAAGGTGAAAGGTTGACGGGCAAAAAACAGAACGCACTCTCTGCTTTCAGAAATGAGCACCTTGGTTTCGTTTTTCAATTCCATTTTTTGTTGCCGGAATTTACTGCGCTTAAAAATGTCATGTTACCTGCTTTGAAACTTGGCAGGTATAGCGAAGAGGAAATAGAATTCAGGGCCTTGGAGAAATTGAAGTCGGTAGGTATGGGAGAATTTGCACATAAACACGCCAATAAATTATCAGGTGGGCAGCAACAACGGGTAGCTATTGCACGGGCATTGATAAACGACCCTGCTATCATAATGGGTGATGAACCTACAGGCAACCTGGATAGGGCAAACTCAATGATGGTTTTTGACATTTTCCGACAACTGGCAAAAGATAACAAGCAAACAATAATAACTGTTACCCACGATCCGGATTTTGCCAACGGCTCAGACCGCATCATGGAAATGGAAGATGGACGGATATTAGAGATTGCTGCACCTAAATAA
- a CDS encoding ABC transporter permease, translating into MNWKLALNIALTHLLTKKKQSIVAMLGVTFGISMFIIMISFMTGVNDFTEDMAMDNTPHIHIYKPLEIKDEKIIAEGNTPGMNDWYVVTHQKPKNELSKIKNGLSLMERIERMPGVKGVAPQLSTQVFYNNGPVKIPGNIYGIDVERQTSLFGLDKKMDIGQLNDLLKGSDVIVMGKGLAQKMGVHVGDRINATTPEGGNLNLKVVGIFSFGITAMDQTQSYATLATVQKILQKDPSYVTDLNVKMKNIDDAKALAADLSNQVNDLKFEDWEAANQSLLAGTQIRNIMTFVVCFTLLVVAGFGIYNIMNMNIINKMKDIAILKATGFQGNDVTGIFMLQSVIIGIAGAILGLFIGFFFSYLLSRTPFPAGEFFRIDTFPVNFNPVHYIIGIFFGFLTTLFAGWFPSRKAAKVDPVSIIRG; encoded by the coding sequence ATGAACTGGAAACTGGCATTAAATATCGCATTGACACATCTGCTTACTAAAAAGAAGCAGAGTATCGTTGCTATGCTCGGGGTGACCTTCGGTATATCCATGTTCATTATCATGATCAGTTTTATGACCGGGGTGAATGACTTTACAGAAGATATGGCCATGGACAACACTCCGCATATTCATATCTATAAGCCCTTGGAAATAAAGGACGAGAAAATTATTGCAGAGGGTAATACTCCCGGAATGAACGACTGGTATGTCGTTACTCACCAGAAACCTAAAAATGAACTTAGCAAGATAAAGAACGGGCTCTCTCTGATGGAGCGTATAGAACGCATGCCTGGCGTTAAAGGTGTAGCGCCGCAATTGTCTACACAGGTATTTTATAACAATGGTCCAGTAAAAATACCCGGCAATATATATGGTATTGATGTTGAACGCCAGACCTCATTGTTCGGACTGGATAAGAAAATGGATATTGGCCAGCTGAATGACTTGCTGAAAGGTTCTGATGTAATAGTAATGGGTAAGGGCCTTGCCCAAAAGATGGGCGTACATGTAGGAGACAGGATAAATGCTACTACCCCTGAGGGGGGCAACCTGAACCTGAAAGTCGTGGGTATATTTTCTTTTGGTATTACAGCCATGGATCAGACGCAGAGCTACGCTACCCTGGCTACCGTTCAGAAAATATTGCAGAAAGACCCATCGTACGTTACTGATCTGAACGTCAAAATGAAGAACATCGATGACGCAAAAGCACTGGCGGCAGATCTCTCAAACCAGGTAAATGACCTGAAGTTTGAAGATTGGGAAGCGGCTAACCAATCATTACTGGCAGGTACGCAGATACGTAATATCATGACTTTTGTGGTTTGTTTTACCCTGCTGGTGGTTGCCGGTTTTGGTATCTATAATATCATGAACATGAACATCATTAATAAGATGAAGGATATAGCAATACTGAAAGCTACAGGGTTTCAGGGTAATGACGTAACCGGCATTTTTATGCTGCAATCTGTTATCATAGGTATTGCCGGTGCGATATTAGGTTTGTTCATTGGTTTTTTCTTCAGCTATCTTTTGTCTCGCACTCCATTCCCTGCAGGTGAATTTTTCCGGATAGATACCTTCCCGGTAAATTTTAATCCTGTTCACTATATCATCGGTATCTTCTTCGGGTTCCTGACTACGCTTTTTGCAGGGTGGTTCCCATCAAGAAAAGCAGCGAAAGTTGACCCTGTTTCAATTATCAGGGGATAA
- a CDS encoding TolC family protein, translating into MIIAVHPARGQVAIDGLEQLLTFADKNSPAARQAYLQPVIAQKDKEAQSSVLYPRVNAFATGDHYPILATQLLPAEALGGTPGTYLKAQFGLPYVFTSGAELSVPVIDMENWAKLSKARTQYEQSQWSSKVALENLHLQLVQAYYQALVTKEVLKLNEENEQTADELLRIMSERNEQGVIDPADYNRTKNLSLDVKTTRIGYTQAMQKSVNNLVAILDIDTLVLNEELDNFEWPVLYQAGAVSARPQWQEAELKVRTAELSLRQSRTAGLPELSLSGRYTYNMQTNFEAGFKNIEFNVASVGMKLNVPLFQGNFYRASKQKTKLQLEQAKLEQERTHAALSQQQEDWLAQYNAAFNKQKVLTEKLANAKDNLRIGKLNIKEGVMEFDQFNNIFMEYNKARMEYLQNLADGILYHLLSTQNF; encoded by the coding sequence ATGATAATAGCTGTTCATCCTGCCCGGGGCCAGGTAGCCATAGACGGGTTGGAACAGTTATTAACATTTGCCGATAAGAATAGTCCTGCCGCCCGGCAGGCATACTTACAGCCGGTCATTGCGCAAAAAGATAAGGAGGCGCAGTCTTCAGTGCTATATCCCCGTGTCAATGCGTTTGCTACCGGTGATCACTATCCCATACTGGCTACGCAGTTGCTACCGGCTGAGGCGCTGGGTGGTACGCCCGGCACATATCTTAAGGCGCAATTTGGCTTGCCGTATGTGTTTACAAGCGGCGCAGAGCTGAGCGTTCCTGTGATCGACATGGAGAATTGGGCTAAACTATCTAAGGCTCGAACTCAGTATGAGCAAAGCCAGTGGAGCAGTAAAGTGGCATTAGAAAACCTGCATTTGCAATTAGTACAGGCATATTACCAGGCATTGGTGACCAAAGAGGTACTAAAGTTGAATGAAGAGAACGAACAGACAGCAGATGAGTTGCTCCGTATTATGTCGGAACGAAATGAACAGGGAGTTATAGACCCTGCAGATTACAACAGGACAAAAAATCTTTCGCTGGATGTGAAAACAACACGTATAGGTTACACGCAGGCTATGCAGAAGAGTGTTAACAATCTTGTAGCAATATTGGATATAGACACATTAGTACTGAACGAAGAGTTGGACAATTTTGAATGGCCGGTGCTTTACCAGGCAGGAGCAGTTAGTGCACGTCCGCAATGGCAGGAAGCAGAGTTGAAAGTGCGCACAGCAGAATTGTCATTGAGGCAAAGCCGCACTGCAGGTCTGCCGGAATTGTCGCTATCGGGCAGGTATACCTATAATATGCAAACGAATTTCGAAGCAGGGTTTAAGAATATAGAGTTCAATGTTGCAAGTGTTGGGATGAAGCTAAACGTTCCGCTGTTTCAGGGTAACTTTTACAGGGCATCGAAACAAAAGACAAAGCTGCAACTGGAACAGGCAAAACTGGAGCAGGAACGCACGCATGCTGCATTGTCACAACAACAAGAGGATTGGCTTGCACAATACAATGCTGCTTTTAATAAACAGAAGGTGTTGACGGAGAAACTGGCCAATGCAAAAGACAACTTACGCATTGGCAAGCTGAATATTAAAGAGGGAGTAATGGAATTCGACCAGTTCAATAATATTTTTATGGAATATAATAAGGCGAGGATGGAATATTTACAGAACCTCGCCGACGGAATATTGTATCATCTGTTAAGTACACAAAATTTTTAA
- a CDS encoding response regulator transcription factor has protein sequence MNILILEDEPLVAESLMKLVKQLEPDAVIAGPVQSVQEARKRLEVQTPDLIISDIQLADGISLDVFTDYNIQCPIIFTTAFNEYAIRAFKVNSIDYLLKPVDKKELQAAMEKFHLLQSKFGNETYLQQIGELFKDFQGSKKYKERFAVHLGRNVVLIPANDVACFNKEEVIYLVNHEGKKFITDYRSLDEVEELLDPAQFYRANRQHIIALPFIASMHSDESSKIYLKMKLPACDDIIISKEKAASFRRWIEG, from the coding sequence ATGAATATTTTGATATTGGAAGATGAGCCCCTGGTAGCGGAAAGCCTCATGAAATTAGTAAAACAACTGGAACCGGATGCAGTTATTGCAGGACCTGTCCAGAGTGTGCAGGAAGCACGAAAAAGGCTCGAGGTACAAACACCTGACCTTATCATATCTGATATCCAACTGGCAGATGGTATCAGCCTGGATGTGTTTACCGACTATAATATACAATGCCCCATCATTTTTACTACGGCTTTTAATGAATACGCCATAAGAGCTTTCAAAGTAAATAGTATCGATTATTTGTTGAAACCAGTGGATAAGAAGGAACTGCAGGCGGCAATGGAAAAGTTTCACTTATTACAAAGCAAATTTGGCAACGAAACTTACCTGCAACAGATAGGTGAATTATTTAAAGATTTCCAGGGTAGTAAAAAATACAAAGAACGATTTGCAGTACATTTAGGTCGTAACGTTGTTTTGATACCTGCTAACGATGTAGCTTGTTTCAATAAAGAAGAGGTAATATACCTCGTAAATCACGAAGGGAAGAAGTTTATTACTGATTACCGCTCACTTGACGAGGTGGAAGAGTTGCTTGACCCCGCGCAGTTCTATCGCGCCAACAGGCAACATATTATTGCTTTACCATTCATTGCATCAATGCACAGCGATGAAAGCAGCAAGATATACCTTAAAATGAAACTACCGGCATGCGATGATATCATTATCAGTAAAGAAAAAGCCGCGAGTTTCAGGAGGTGGATAGAAGGTTAA
- a CDS encoding methyltransferase domain-containing protein: MQDNEIIAKNREKIYEKLQYNPQPSDYNSTIPWLVQQQISATNGIHYGDRIGKLKEYPIYELPVPNSNNGGIFLDIGCGWGRWLIAGSNKGYIPIGIDLRLEFCETSRKVLQDLNKTGYTVVADLENIPFKNNVFNLIWSFSVIQHTHYRRLTNCLQHINRLLTNDGYTRLEFPNKLGIRNRISNVKNSELVKDDYNSWCVRYYTPAEYKEIFNAYLDNFSYKNHSFLGIGVLKEDLKYVSPKNKILCSASLIGSFLTEVIPGLKQYSDSIYVTANKKAENVTLNEAVGSFMKLHRQNPTDNLNIIPLLRCPKYGCDIELSEDKTKAISKEGGIYYPIENGIPIMIESEHRML; the protein is encoded by the coding sequence ATGCAGGACAACGAAATAATTGCTAAAAACAGAGAAAAGATTTATGAAAAGTTGCAATACAATCCGCAACCTAGTGACTACAACTCTACTATTCCATGGCTGGTTCAACAACAAATATCCGCAACAAATGGAATACATTATGGAGATAGAATCGGAAAACTAAAAGAATATCCTATATATGAATTACCAGTCCCCAATAGCAATAATGGTGGCATTTTTCTGGATATTGGATGTGGTTGGGGACGATGGCTGATTGCAGGTAGTAACAAAGGATATATTCCAATAGGAATAGACCTAAGGTTAGAATTCTGTGAAACTTCAAGAAAGGTTTTACAAGACCTTAATAAGACAGGCTATACAGTAGTTGCAGATTTAGAAAACATACCCTTTAAAAATAACGTATTTAATCTTATTTGGTCATTCAGCGTTATTCAACATACACATTACAGAAGGTTAACAAACTGTCTTCAACACATTAATAGACTTCTTACAAATGATGGTTATACACGTCTAGAGTTCCCAAATAAGCTTGGAATACGCAACAGAATATCGAATGTAAAAAACAGTGAACTTGTTAAAGATGACTATAATAGCTGGTGCGTAAGGTATTATACGCCAGCAGAATATAAAGAAATATTCAATGCCTACTTAGATAATTTTTCTTATAAAAACCACAGCTTTCTAGGTATTGGGGTACTTAAGGAAGATTTAAAGTACGTATCACCCAAAAATAAAATTTTGTGTAGCGCTTCTCTGATAGGCTCGTTTTTGACGGAAGTTATTCCTGGATTAAAACAATATTCTGATAGCATTTATGTTACTGCTAATAAAAAAGCGGAAAATGTAACTCTAAATGAGGCAGTAGGTTCTTTCATGAAGTTACACAGGCAAAACCCAACAGATAATCTAAATATCATTCCGCTGCTACGTTGCCCTAAATATGGCTGCGATATTGAACTCAGTGAAGATAAAACTAAAGCAATTTCAAAAGAGGGAGGCATATATTACCCTATCGAAAATGGCATTCCAATCATGATAGAGTCAGAACACAGAATGTTGTAA